TCTCGAAGACGGCAACCTGGATTTACCCGACGATATTCTGGGACGTCTGGATCTGGTGGTGGGCGCCGTCCACAGTCATTTCGGCCTGACGCTGCGTCAACAGACCCAACGCCTTCTGAGGGCCATGGATCATCGCTACTTCACCATCCTGGCCCACCCCCTGTGTCGCCTGATCAATGAACGCGACCCGCTGAACCTGGACCTGCCGGCAATCATCAAGGCTGCCGCTCAGCGCGGTTGCTGCCTGGAACTCAACGCGCAACCGCCACGCATGGATCTGTTCGACCTGCAGTGCCAATACGCCAAGGATGAAGGTGTGCTGATCAGCGTCAATTCAGATGCACACCGCACCGCTGATTTCGCCAACTTGCGTTATGGCGTCGCTCAGGCACGCCGTGGCTGGCTGGAAAAACACAACGTGATCAATACCCGCTCGCTGACCGAGCTCAAGGCTTGGTTGGTCATTAAGAGCCCCACAACGTTCAGGGGATGAAGGGCGAGGTTGTCCGGCACCCATAAAAAACCCCTTGTCGGTTTCCCGACAAGGGGCAGGCCCGGGACTTAGCTGCCTTTGATCGGCACGACCTTGTCAGCCTTCAGTGCTTCAGGTTTTTTTGGCAACGAGATGCTCAGTACGCCTTTGCTGTAACTGGCTTCGATCTTATCGGCATCCACCTCTTTGGGCAGGTTGAACATCCGTTCGAAGGAGCCATAGCTACGTTCGCTAAGATAGTAGCCTTTCTTTTTTTCCTCTTTCTCTTCTTGTTTTTCCCCTTTGATTATCAGGCTGCCATTGGACAGCTTGATCTCAATGTTCTTCTGATCCATGCCGGGTAGTTCGGCAGTGATTTCGAAGCTTTTATCTTTCTCGACGATGTCTACTGCAGGCATGCTCTGACCGATCAATTCCCGACCCCACAAGGGTTCGACATCGAACAGTCCACGGTTGAACAGCGACAATCCTGAGCCAAGACTGAAGTCTTCGAACAGATGGTCGACCTGTTGCCGAAGCTTTTCGAAGGGGCGCATCAGATCATTTGTCTTTGGGCGCAGAGCGGTTTTCGCTTCGGTATGAACGGGTACTTTCTTCACGGAGTTGCTCATTTTCTTTTCTCCTCTTGGCGAATAAGGTGAGCCGAAACATTGGTTTTGCGGCCCACCACGACAAAACAAGAACATCCTCACAAGGCCAATGTTCCGGACCACAACATCCAGCCGGCGATGGCTGCCGCCACCCAGATAATGATCAACAGTCCCGTCTCGGGGCCGTTGAGCGCTTG
This genomic stretch from Pseudomonas wuhanensis harbors:
- a CDS encoding Hsp20/alpha crystallin family protein — translated: MSNSVKKVPVHTEAKTALRPKTNDLMRPFEKLRQQVDHLFEDFSLGSGLSLFNRGLFDVEPLWGRELIGQSMPAVDIVEKDKSFEITAELPGMDQKNIEIKLSNGSLIIKGEKQEEKEEKKKGYYLSERSYGSFERMFNLPKEVDADKIEASYSKGVLSISLPKKPEALKADKVVPIKGS